TGACGCAAGAAATTGAAGTTGTGCTGTAAACAGTCAACATCTTTTAGCTCAATTGTTGAGCTACACCCAGGGCATGCCAATTCTTCTTGCTGACAAAATTGTCAACAAATTTGTCATATGCCGCATTGGTgcagaaatgaataaataaatggtgcAACACACCAGTTTAGCAGTGGCAGCAAGAAAAAAACTTAAGTGTATCATCTCTGCAGCATGACCCCTTGATCTGATCAGTCCAAatatgtaaccccccccccttttgtttaatgcaaacaaatgtatttaaatacatactgctttgatttatttttacttttattaattttgtgttattgtaGTGTTCTTCAATTACAGTACTGAAGTTCCTAGAAAAAGGGTTAAATTGGTCCAATAAAGCCAATTATGGAATTGAATGGATTTGATGGAATGAAATCCAGAAGCACCTTGGCCCTCCAGTACTGTAATGGAAGAACACTATTATATCTTGAACTATAAAcctacatttttttgtaagaacccATATTTTGCTAAATGAAATATTGATATCTACGGTTGGTTCAACACTACAGCAATACTCAAACATTCttagaaaaagtttaaaaaacaacatatgtttGATAACTGGTTGAGACTACTATATTTGATAACGTTCTGTCTTTGGTTGTTTGCTGCTTTTCAGAAGGTATCTCTACAATGGTTTATCTAGTCATCTTCCTTTCTCTTCTCAAATTTAATGCAAATAGAAatttactttgtaaaaaaaaattgaattagaATAAGATTTGTTTGATAGATAGCTAAATGTTTCATTTAGTTTGCAATTAGTAAGTTTTTGTTCAATAAATGTGGTAGTTTGTTCAAATGTTGCTTCAATGTTGCTTGTGTCGCAGTTGAAATTTTCCCGTTACTGCACTGCTATTGTACCACAGTAAAATAGCTGTGAAATCGGTCAGTTAGGTACTGTCCACACTGTTTTTCTGCACATGCGCCAAATATGTTACTGTTctcaaaaaacagcatttttcttaataaatggctttgttgttgaaagatgctgtgtctgagctccagtcgagctgacagtcTGTGACTGGCTCTCGCatttgcaggtacaggattggttgcttttgtcgatccaaagtattgattggctggatCTGGTGGATGATAAAATGAATTTgcaccaattgtgtctttgtttagtatttagtgttcaatagatgtgaactatgcttaaaaatacagcaagtcaaaacgAAAAAGCAAGCACTTGCACAGATTTGATTTTCACATTTGGTGCCGAGACATTCTAGCGGGCGTCTACCGTCTATTAGAGCCCGCCAGAACTGGATGCTGATTGGCTGAcggtactgaatcgttttctaccATATGCCATTAATTAGAGTCAAAGGCTAATTGCTTTAATATTCAAACCTCAAATGCTCCCCCTTTGAGCTACAGCAGTTAAATTAACCTGGAATGCACACACAAAGAAGACTGGAGAGTCTTACTTCTGTTGACCAGTTGTGTGTTGATTTCATCTATGTCAAGTCATTGCTCATCGACTAAGAACATCTGTAAACAAATGATTATCTGACGTGATTGTACAGGAACCACTAATTGGCTTATAATAGGCTGCATAACTCCCTGCACTCCTTTACTTGCTACCTACAAACCATTGTGCTTTTCAGACACAACTGTTGTCTTCCCACTCTCCTAACGAGTTGCTTTTtagggcacaaaaaaaaaaaaaaaaaaaatcagttgttttTGGCCCAATTACTCCATGAATTTAAGTTACGTTTAAGTCCAGGATATACagtcagacaaaagtattggtatgctacacttaatataagataattcaagaaaaaaaaaaaaaaaacaacatttagtgaatattagccactaattaatgaCAGACCAAAATATACACTTTGATAGTTTAACACtcttcataattttttttttttaaaaaaagcactttagcaatttcaaatatttgttcatgacaaaagtattggcacctttacattaaaagtctctAAAAATGTTATAGAACTAATTAAATATACTCACTGATTAAAAACAATTGCACAGTAAAACATACTCACTGATTAAAAACAATTgcacagtaattaagctgcattataaaggcAATAGCCAgaagaggtaattatttccagCATGTGCTGAAGAAAAACATTCTGATGATGATCGAGACAAAGAagttggattcacatttgagaaaagtACTCGTAGCAAACTacaaacaaaggaaatggctacaaaAAATACCAATATCCTCAAATCAGAGCAATAATTAAGAGGCACCACAGgacaaatgaaactgaaatgcttgaaaaaaGTGGATGTCTAAagaacattttggggtacaacAGGTAGGTGAATCAACTGAGCAGCTAAAAAAATttaagattaacagccaaggacttagaaagatttagaagtatcAGACATAATAGTGTACAAAAGAGCTGTACAAAGCtgctgaacacagaagagttgtatgcatGCAGACCTCCCTGCAAACCACTTAGAAAGTTCATAAACAAAACGGTCTaaaaatttgccaagaaatatgaacaggaatcaaAAGCAGTCTTTAACTCAATTTTATGGTCcaatgaaactaaaatataacttttccccaGAAAGAGACCTTAGTGtttggataaaaaaacaaaataaaacaggaactcCTTCAATGAAGAAAGCCTTGTACCTAGTTAAATATGGAGGTGGTTCAATATTGATATGGGAACTGGACTGGACAACCATGTGATTGAAGAGCAAATGAATGCAGCCATCTACCAAAACATTCTAGAAAATACAATTATACCATCTGCTCACAGGCCGATTGGCAGAGTTTATCTCCCaacgacaacgacccaaagcaatCGACCAAGTCAACTGGAATTCTTTAAGAAAACGAAAGATAAAAATTCAAAtcaatagaaatgctttgaacTGATCTGAAATAAAAGCTGTTGCCAAGTAttcaatctgtctgagctgaaggaaatatgcaataCAGactgggcccagatttcaccaactagaatgtaacatactggttaaaatcataaacatccaaaagctttaataaaagcaaaaacagaacAGACAAAATACTAAATCAggggtgccagtacttttgtcatTAACGAATACTTCTAATGAAATACACTTGCTTATTCTTTGATAAagactacaaaaaaatacattttgctttttgttttattaagaagTGGTTCaagtttattacattatttaatgttACCTtcaattatggtataataagtgcagggtgccaatacttttgtctgcaacggCAAACATAAGTTTATCAGAACTTCTCAAACATGGTCCTGTGGACCCCCTGCATCTGCTGGTTttccattccaactgagctctcagttacttaaatagacccttaattgaactgataatttgcttaattagacctttttacttgttttcagcttagagttgcagatttcaagttacctATAACATTTTGCAATTAACGAACTCTGCAACTGtataagaactgaaaacaattaaaaaggcctaattaagcaaattagttaaattaagggtttagttgagtgattgagagctcagttagaatgaaaaccagaagacacatggggtccccaggtttgaaaccccccccccccagttacaTAAACCCATTAGCATGTCCGACTCACAACTGTTCTTGGCCTTAAATGCCTTATTCAATCATAACACATCACACAGTTCACATCCTTTGTATAACACTGCCTCATGACAAAAACAATGTAGATGTCTATCATCATCGTGTAAAATTGAACTGTACAATGGGCAATATAATCATAATTATTAATGATGACACCTGAAAAAGCACAGCAGCCTTTGtgtataaacataaaaaataataatctatatgAAATATAAGAAATAGAAACCTCATCCACCGAAATGTATGGGAAAAGCATTAAAAAACACTAATACTTTTCAAAGCACACAGACACAACTGCACGAAGTATGCAGTCTTGAGGATATTCAAGGTCTGCATTTTTAGGACTGATTAAATTATCCACTTTCCTGACTTTAATGTTGTTAAACATTAAACAgatatacaagaaaaaaagttgTCTATATGAATGATTCCACTTCATGCATgcttacatacatacacagaacTGATACAATAATAAGGTTTGTAGGAACATTACAAATTACTAGTCTGGTACAGCCAGATCAGTTTATACTAATAAAGTGACCCTTTATGTTGTTGTTATCCAATATAGGACAAAATAGTGGAATAGAGTtctgttggggggaaaaaaaaaactaaacaaaaaaaacagtaaagaataTAAAAGAAATTCATACAAAACAAGCAACTTTCAGATTTTATACTGCCTACACCCGGACATTCCATCGCATATTCAACTGTATAGAAAATCTTCCAATAGCAAACaattaaatactatttaaaaacaaaaccacaacaggaaaagaaaacctaaacatttttgcaatataattataagtcattTAACAATCTAGGAAGTTAGCAGCCATCAACAGTTCCAGTGCGATCTCAGGAGCGATGGGGAATTCGGGGATCTCCGTGGAGCTGTTGGTGTAGCGGACCTTGTAGGTAAAGTACATGCACACTTTGGAAAGGACGTGAGACGGGATCTCCCGGAAATTTACTTCATTAGTTTCATTTTCAGCAAACTGAcctgtaacagaaaaaaataaaaaataaactaccaTGTATATAGTTTGTAGAGCCAAgtttaacacattttacacatgAAATTTTAACCCATTACAAACGTATTtgctaaatacacaaatacagcaTCCCAGGGGCACAGAGCAGAGTATcgtttacaaacaaacaatgtctGAAAAAGATCAGTGAAACAGTGTGGCAGTGATATAATCAACGTCCTTGGATTTAATTTAGTTCATCTGAAAACCTCAATCTCCTCGGCCACTATGACAGTTCATATAAAACCCAGGGCTAAAGTACCAAACTCAGTTGAGCTGCAGGATCTGAAATCAAGGTGGGGATCAATTGCATTGGATGAACGGACAgtgtatggggaaaaaaaaaaaagaatcttagGTTCACATTTCCAGGAACACAGCTAAATATATTGTTAGGGATGGGAACTTTGAATAATAAGACATTCAAATACACAAGTGCCTCACATGTCGAATGTTCTAATAATCAAcctccaattaaaataaataaataaaaataattgcatagaacAATCCTACTCCCTATTAGCAGCATCCATGCccacagaaatgcattatataaatacatgacaAATAATTGCTTGCAAAAGGGCAAACAAACAATAAGCAAGTTAAATACAAAGTGTTTTTACTTTATGAaacaggaaacttttttttttttaaaaaggatctTCAAACTAATTAATTTTCTATCCACTGTCACAGCCAAAGCACACAACATAAACTAACAAAGTACaacaaaaaatatctaaaataaaaatggagaTGTGCCTTGCTTGCTGATTTCAGAATAAAGCCCGTAGAGTAGAATAACAAAAGGCTTACACTTGTCAAACTATTTGAAACAGTCAAATccaaacaaaggttttttttttgttttttttacaaaaaactaaCATTGGCTTGAATGTTCACTTTACAAgttcttgttttaaaacaaacaaaaaaaaaaaacagcatgtccACATGTTCAGAGGAAAGACAAGAATGCAGTCTATTAACAATAAGTCCCACAGCTGAGGAAACTCTCTCGGCTGGTACAAATGTAGCTGGAATGCAAAGATAGGCTTTTGCTAACTGCTAATTTTCTGTAGCGATTTTCATTTAGTCTGCACCATGCAAGTGGGTCCTGATCGGGCTAAACACGACTCAAGGATTTAGTTTGAAACACATGGCTCAAGGATGTAGTTTGAGTTCAGTTTACACTGATGCTTTCTATGTGTAATAATCACCCCCAAAAAGTGTAGCCATAGCAACCTGCTTTTCACACACTGTATaaaggtgttctttttttttttttttttttttttttttttttttttaccagtgttgGATTCTTCCACAGTTGTCTGTGATCACCCTCCCCCGATGCTATCTGGCAGACTTGAAACAAGCTGATCCAGTTTCTCCTTTACGGCTATTCAGATTGGAAAATCAACAAACTGGAGGAGTTTATTTTTGTCAGGAATCCAATAGTGATGCGATAAGTGATGCCTTTCCTGCTGTATGTAAACTTGCAGGTTCCATATGACGCCTTAAACATTCCGATACTGCTGTTTTGAACTCTGTCACTGTATTTGATTCATGAGGCACTGGTTTAAGATGTTTTGACGGCAGGGTGGCACAAACTGGGTAAACGATAGATATTGATATCTCTGATTCACCACACAGAGCAGTTGTAGCACATTTCGGGCAATGTAATACCGGCAGCAACTCTTTGATAATTGCTCAACTATCATCTATCACATCCAACGTTCAGGCATCTGCCAGGTTGGTAAAACTTCTGTCAGATAACACTGCCCATCTTTGTTCCTGAAGGTGTTCAAACATGTCGTTCATCAAATTCCATCATGTATCACAGTACTGCATAAGATGGTGCTGTGGCTTGCTGCCCCAACCACCCGACTTACGCTGCAAACTTTAAAGCCATCATTAATAGCCAGTTGGAGGGTATGTGCAAAGCATGGATTGGATTCCCATTCAAGTGAATTGTTTGCTAAAACAATAAGCAGCATTTTTGtgaatgcaggcagtgatattgctTTTATATTCCAGGCCTCAGCAGCTGTGTTCAGCCCATCCACTAGATTTTCTGTTGTGTCTTTCTTCCACAGCGCAAGCTAGCAAAACAAAACTTTCCACCTTCCAGTCTCTAATAAAATGGCATGTGATGGTAATACAAGACCCTGCATTCAATGCGGCCCACAAATCAGTCGTAATGGCAACTTTCTGCCATTCCTAAATTATTGCTAACAGCAGCAGTACATTCTGAATGTAATTTTTACCGGAAC
This Polyodon spathula isolate WHYD16114869_AA chromosome 3, ASM1765450v1, whole genome shotgun sequence DNA region includes the following protein-coding sequences:
- the LOC121313410 gene encoding elongin-C; this translates as MDGEEKAYGGCEGPDAMYVKLISSDGHEFIVKREHALTSGTIKAMLSGPGQFAENETNEVNFREIPSHVLSKVCMYFTYKVRYTNSSTEIPEFPIAPEIALELLMAANFLDC